GTCGATCCTGCTGGTCATGCTCGTCGCCGCGGTGGTCAAAGGCGTACGTCTCGAGGCCTGGCAGTGGATCGCCATCGCCGCGGGCACCTGGCTCGGCAGCTTCGTCTTCGCCGCCCTGGGCGTCGCCATCGGCTATCTGGCCTCTGGTGACGCGGTCCGCCCGATCTCTATGCTGTTCTACTTCGGCCTGGCGTTCCTCGGCGGCCTGTGGATGCCGCTGACGATCCTGCCCCAGTGGGTGCAGAACATCGCCGAGTGGCTGCCGACCCACGCGTACACCGCGCTCGGCACCGCCGTCGAGGCCGGCCAGGCCCCGCACGGGAAGGACATGGCCATCCTGGCCGGGTATCTGCTGGTCTTCACCGGCGCCGCGGCCTGGCTCTACCGCAAGGACACCCGGAAGGCGTGAGGCACGGGAGATGACGGGCGAGCCCGAGGGCGCCGGCCCCATGATGATCGGGCAGCCGCCCCGTACGCGCCGCCAGGCGCTCGGCAAGATGATGTGGTTCGGCATCTGGCTGCTGTATCTGGCCGGCCCGGTGGGCCAGCTGCTGCGGGCCGGCGCCTCCACCACCGAGCGGCTCGGGGGCGGCCTGGGGCTCGCGCTCTTCGTGCTCTCCTACTTCGTCGTGGTCTTCCGCCACATGTGGCGGAAGAGCACCGGCCCGTTGATGTACGCCGCTCTCGCCCTGATGCTGACGTTGTCCACCGCACTCTCGTGGACGCTGGACTTCTCGTGGCTGGTGCTGTTCATCTTCACCAGCGTGGCCTGTGCCGTGGTGCTGCCCTGGTGGCAGTCCCGCTGGGCCATCCCGCTCGTGGCCGCGGTGCTGCTCGCCGTCGGGGCGCGCTATCCGGAGATCCGCGGCTACTACTTCTTCGCCTACGGCCTTCCCGCCCTGGGCAGCGGCTTCATGATGGTCGGGGTGCAGCATCTGATCCGTACGACCACGGAGCTGCGCGCCGCCCGCCAGGAGGTCGCCCGCCTCGCCGCCAACGACGAGCGGCTGCGGCTCGCCCGCGATCTGCACGACCTCCTCGGCCATTCCCTCTCGCTGATCACGCTCAAGAGCGAGCTGGCCGGACGGATGCTGCCCGACCGGCCGTCCGACGCCGCCCGGCAGGTCGCCGACATCGAACAGGTCAGCCGACAGGCGCTGGTCGATGTGCGGGAAGCGGTCACCGGCTACCGCAGACCCCGGCTCGCCGTCGAGCTGGCCGGGGCGCGGGCCGCGCTGCGTACGGCAGGAGTGCGGCTCACCGCCGACCCTGCCCTGGAGGGTGAGTACCGCGGGCTCGCGGCCGACGAGGAGGGCGCGCTGGCCTGGGCGCTGCGGGAGGCCGTCACCAACGTCGTACGGCACAGCGGCGCCCGCCACTGCGAGCTGCTGCTCGCCGAGGAGTGGGAGGCCGACGAGCGCCGCTACCTGTGCCTGACGGTGCTCGACGACGGCGCGGGCCCGCCCCGCGCCCAGCAGGACGGCAACGGCCTCAGCGGCCTGCGCGAACGCCTCGCCCTGGCCGAAGGCCGCTTGGAAACCGGCCCCGCCCCGCGCGGCAGCGGCTTCGCCCTGCGCGCCTTCGTCCCCGTGGGCGCAGCACCGAGGCGTGCCCCGGCCGCCCCGGAGATATCCCCCGAGTCCGTCAACGACCCGGCGTAGGCGCGCGATCCGGTCAGCGGCTCACGGGCCCACCCCCTCCCACCCCTCGTACGGCTTAAGGTGACCCGCATGATCAGACTGCTGCTGGCGGAGGACCAGTCCATGGTCCGGGAGGCGCTGGCCGCGCTGCTGTCGCTGGAGGACGATCTGGAGGTCGTGGCGCAGGCGGCGCGTGGGGACGAGGTGCTCCCTGCCGCGCGGGCCCACCCCGTGGATGTCGCGCTGCTGGACATCGAGATGCCCGGCCTCAGCGGACTGGACGCCGCGGCCGCGCTGCGTGCCGAGCTGCCCGGTGTGAAGGTCGTCATCCTCACCACCTTCGGCCGCCCCGGCTATCTGCGCCGTGCGATGGAGTGCGGCGCCGACGCCTTCCTGGTCAAGGACGCCCCGGCGGCCCGGCTCGCGGATGCCGTACGGCGCGTCCTGTGCGGCGAGCGCGTCATCGACCCGGTGCTGGCGGCGGCCGCGCTCGCCGACGGCGCCAGCCCGCTGACCGAGCGCGAGCGGGAGGTGCTGCGCACGGCCGCCGACGGCTCCACCAACGCCGAGATCGCCGGTGCCCTGCATCTGTCCCGGGGCACGGTCCGCAACTACCTCTCCACCGCCATCCAGAAGACGGGCGCCCGCAACCGCGCCGAGGCGGTCCGCACGGCCCGCGACAAGGGCTGGCTGTAGGCAGCGGGCAGGCAGCGGGCAGGCAGCGGGCAGCCACCGGCCAGGCACCCGGGGCCCGAACCTCCGGCCCGCCGCGCCGGGGACCTCCGCCCCGGTGCGGTGCCGGGCGGTGTCCCGCACTCTTGAAGTGTTATGCCTGCCGACCGACCCACGGAGAGCAGCCACCTCGCCCCCGCGCTGCTGATCCTCGCGATCTTCGTCGTCGCGGTCCTGGACGCCACGACCAGCCCTGAGCTGCACATCTCGGCCTTCTTGGGCATTGCCCCGCTGTACGCCGCGCTGCGCTGGTCGTTCCGGATGACGTTCCTGGTGGCAGCCGTCTTCGTCGTGTGCCTGACCTACGTCGACATCTTCACGGTCCCCGACTGGGCCCCGGCCAGCCGGGTCGTCGGCATCTTCGGTGTGATCCTGGTGGCCGTCTTCTCGCTGATGCTGTGCCGCACCCGCCTCCAGCGGGAGGCGCTGCATGCCCGTACGCGCCTGGTGGCCGACACGGTGCAGCGGGCGATGCTGCGCGAGCTGCCGCTGAGCGCGGGGCCCGTCGAGGCGTACGGCTTCTATGTCTCCGCCCAGGAGGGCGCCCGGGTCGGCGGCGACATCTACGAGGCCATCGACACGCCGCACGGGCTGCGGCTGATGATCGGCGATGTGCAGGGCAAGGGCATGCCGGCGATCGGCGCGGGCCTGGAGGTGCTGGCGTCGTTCCGGGAGGCCGCACAGCATCTGGAGTCGCTGGACTCGGTGGCCGAGCGCATGGAGCAGGCGCTGGCCCGCTACAACACCCGTTCGGTCGAGCAGGGCACCGACGAGCGCTTCGTCACGGCGCTGCTGATGGAGGTGCGCGGCCCGGCGCAGGGCCGGGTGCTCTCCTGCGGCCATATCCCGTACTACCTGATCCGCGCCGGGAAGGTCTCCGAGCGCCGGGAGGGCGAGGGCGGACTGCCGCTCGGCCTGGGCCCGCTCAGCGGCGAGCCCCGTCACAGCGTCCGGGTCCATCCCGAGCCCGACGACTGGATCGTGCTGTGCACGGACGGGGTGACCGAGGCACGCGGCAAGGACGGCGAGTTCTACCCGCTGGCCGAACGGCTGGCCGGGTGGACGGACCTGGAGCCCGCCGAGCTGGCCCGTACCCTCCGCGCCGATCTGGAAGGCTTCACCGACGGCGAGCTCAAGGACGACGCGACCGTGCTGGTCGTCCGGCGCAGCCCGGCCGCCGCTCAGTTGAGCATGGCGCGCGCCGCCGCGGCCTGACGCCGTATCGCGGTCGCACCGGCCGGCTCGACGGCCTCCACCACTCGGGCGTACTCCTCCAGCTCGGCCGCTCCGGCGAGGAACTCACCGCGCTGGACGAGCAGTTGGGCGCGCTCATGGCGCAGCCGCGCCGGATGGCTCGGCAGCAGCAGCGACAGCTCCAGCGCCCACAGCTGCACTGCGCTGTGCTCCGGGCGCGCCTGCGCCCAGGCCCGGATGTTGTTCAGCACCCGCAGCACGATCTCCAGCGGGTCGGCGGGCGTCATCATCCGCTCGCTCAGCGGCTCACCGGTCGCGCCCGCGACCAGCAGCCCCGCGTCCTCCTCGGTGAGCCGCCGCCCGCCCGCGAACGGATCGGCCAGGACATGCGCGCCGGCGGGCTCACCGAAGCCGACGACGAAGTGACCGGGCAGCGCGACCCCGTAGACGGGCGCGCCGGCCCGCCGCGCCACCTCCATCCACACCACCGACAGCAGGATCGGCAGGCCCCGGCGCCGCCGCAGCACCTCGTGCAGCAGCGAGGACTCCAGCCGCCGGTAGTCGGCGGGTGAGCCGCCGAAGCCGCACCGGGTGCCGAGCAGCTCGGCGAGATTGCGGGCCCAGGCACCGGGGCCGCCGGCCGGGGAGAACGGCAGCAGGCCGGCCAGCCGGTCCAGCTCGATCTGGGCCGCGTCGAGACCTGCCTCGTCCAGCGCCGGATCGGCCTCGGCGCCGATCAGCAGGCACAGCAGTGCCAGATCGGGCCGCTCGGCGCGCGCGGCGTCGGCGAACTGCTGCCGCCGTGCGGCGCGGGCGTCGTCCGGCTCGGGATCGGGTGCGTGGGGCATGGGAGGGGCACCCCTTCAGTGCCGGCCGCCGCCCGGCAGGGCGCGCCGGTAGTGGTAGCCGTGGTGGTCGGTGAAGCCGAGCCGGTCGTAGAACGCGAGGGCGTCCGTGTTGTCCGCCTCGACCTGGAGATACGCCGCCGAGGCGCCCTCCGCGAGAGCCCGCTCGGCGAGCGCCGCCATCACCAGCGTGGCCAGTCCCTGACGGCGTGCGGCCGGCGCCACTTCGAGCGCCGCGAAGCCCGCCCAGCGCCCGTCGACGACCAGCCGCCCGATCGCCGCCGTCGCGCCGTCCGTGTCGTGGACCGTCGCGAACCACACCGAGGGGCCGCCGGTCAGCACCTTCAGGGCGTTCTGTGCGGCCTCGCCGGCCCGGTCGGCCTCGCCGGTGCGGTTGTACAGGGCCAGCCAGTCCGCGTCCGGCTCCCGGGAAAGCGTGACGCGGGAAAGGTCCGCGTCGGTGTCGGCGAGCGGTGCCAGTGCCGCGGTCCGGACCGTGGTGTGCCGCTCGTCGGCCCAGCCGCGCTCCGCCAGCGCCGCGGCCAGCTCTTCATCGGTGTCCGCCCGCCCCGTGGCGACCACGATCACTGCCGGCAGCCCGCGCTCGTCATACCACTGGCCGATCCGCTCCAGCGCGGTGTCCAAGGGGACGCCGGCCTCACCGAGCGGCAGGACGGAGTTGGCGCGGCGGGTGAATCCCCCCGAAGCGCGCAGTGTCCATTCCCCGAGACGCTCTGTCTCAACAGCGGGCCAGCCACGGGCCGCGACCTGCTGGAGCTCCCGGGCGGTGGCCGCGGGCCCGCGCCGGCGGGACGGCTCCGCCGCGGAAGGGCGCGAAGCTCCCCCAGGGGCCGTGGCCGGGCGACGGGCGGGCACGACCTTGGCCGCCACCAGCGAAGACTCCGCGATCCGGACGCACTCACCGTTGCGCCGTGTGATGCTCAGCACACCTTCGTCCCAGGATGTGAGAACCCCGACCGCGTCCGTGAACGTCGCCTCCCCCGCCCCACCCCCGGTCAGACGCCGGACGGATACCCTTTTGCCCACGTCAGCACGGGTGATGCGGACCTCCGCGTGGCCGCCGGCCAGGAATTCCATCGCTCAAACCGCCCCTCTTGTTCGTCTCGCGCCCGGGAACGGAGATACTAGATGGCGGGCATCGACGACGCCGCGCTCCCGCGCGCCCAGCGGCGGTACTGCCAATCGGTCCGCCGGCCCTACCGAGGAGGAACGACAGCGTGACCTACGTCATCGCGCAGCCTTGTGTCGACGTCAAGGACAAGGCGTGCATCGAGGAGTGCCCGGTCGACTGCATCTACGAGGGCAAGCGGTCCTTGTACATCCACCCGGACGAATGCGTCGACTGTGGTGCCTGTGAGCCGGTCTGCCCGGTCGAGGCCATCTTCTACGAGGACGACACCCCGGAGGAGTGGAAGGACTACTACAAGGCGAATGTGGAGTTCTTCGACGAGCTCGGCTCGCCCGGTGGCGCCAGCAAGCTCGGCCTGATCGACCGCGATCACTCGTTCATCGCGGCACTGCCGCCGCAGAACCAGTAACGACCCGAGGACCGAAGGGGAGCCCGCCCGCTCCCCTTCGCCTCCGACGTCGTCGGGGGCGC
This Streptomyces decoyicus DNA region includes the following protein-coding sequences:
- a CDS encoding ABC transporter permease, with translation MTTLIKLEIIRALRNKKFMFFSVIYPPALYLIIAGGADSKPIPGMKLDMGLYFMVSMAAFGAMTAVLLGNSERIAKEREKGWVRQLRLTALPGRGYVAAKMAAAATVSLPSILLVMLVAAVVKGVRLEAWQWIAIAAGTWLGSFVFAALGVAIGYLASGDAVRPISMLFYFGLAFLGGLWMPLTILPQWVQNIAEWLPTHAYTALGTAVEAGQAPHGKDMAILAGYLLVFTGAAAWLYRKDTRKA
- a CDS encoding sensor histidine kinase is translated as MTGEPEGAGPMMIGQPPRTRRQALGKMMWFGIWLLYLAGPVGQLLRAGASTTERLGGGLGLALFVLSYFVVVFRHMWRKSTGPLMYAALALMLTLSTALSWTLDFSWLVLFIFTSVACAVVLPWWQSRWAIPLVAAVLLAVGARYPEIRGYYFFAYGLPALGSGFMMVGVQHLIRTTTELRAARQEVARLAANDERLRLARDLHDLLGHSLSLITLKSELAGRMLPDRPSDAARQVADIEQVSRQALVDVREAVTGYRRPRLAVELAGARAALRTAGVRLTADPALEGEYRGLAADEEGALAWALREAVTNVVRHSGARHCELLLAEEWEADERRYLCLTVLDDGAGPPRAQQDGNGLSGLRERLALAEGRLETGPAPRGSGFALRAFVPVGAAPRRAPAAPEISPESVNDPA
- a CDS encoding response regulator transcription factor, which codes for MIRLLLAEDQSMVREALAALLSLEDDLEVVAQAARGDEVLPAARAHPVDVALLDIEMPGLSGLDAAAALRAELPGVKVVILTTFGRPGYLRRAMECGADAFLVKDAPAARLADAVRRVLCGERVIDPVLAAAALADGASPLTEREREVLRTAADGSTNAEIAGALHLSRGTVRNYLSTAIQKTGARNRAEAVRTARDKGWL
- a CDS encoding PP2C family protein-serine/threonine phosphatase, whose amino-acid sequence is MPADRPTESSHLAPALLILAIFVVAVLDATTSPELHISAFLGIAPLYAALRWSFRMTFLVAAVFVVCLTYVDIFTVPDWAPASRVVGIFGVILVAVFSLMLCRTRLQREALHARTRLVADTVQRAMLRELPLSAGPVEAYGFYVSAQEGARVGGDIYEAIDTPHGLRLMIGDVQGKGMPAIGAGLEVLASFREAAQHLESLDSVAERMEQALARYNTRSVEQGTDERFVTALLMEVRGPAQGRVLSCGHIPYYLIRAGKVSERREGEGGLPLGLGPLSGEPRHSVRVHPEPDDWIVLCTDGVTEARGKDGEFYPLAERLAGWTDLEPAELARTLRADLEGFTDGELKDDATVLVVRRSPAAAQLSMARAAAA
- a CDS encoding transglutaminase family protein; this encodes MPHAPDPEPDDARAARRQQFADAARAERPDLALLCLLIGAEADPALDEAGLDAAQIELDRLAGLLPFSPAGGPGAWARNLAELLGTRCGFGGSPADYRRLESSLLHEVLRRRRGLPILLSVVWMEVARRAGAPVYGVALPGHFVVGFGEPAGAHVLADPFAGGRRLTEEDAGLLVAGATGEPLSERMMTPADPLEIVLRVLNNIRAWAQARPEHSAVQLWALELSLLLPSHPARLRHERAQLLVQRGEFLAGAAELEEYARVVEAVEPAGATAIRRQAAAARAMLN
- a CDS encoding GNAT family N-acetyltransferase, which gives rise to MEFLAGGHAEVRITRADVGKRVSVRRLTGGGAGEATFTDAVGVLTSWDEGVLSITRRNGECVRIAESSLVAAKVVPARRPATAPGGASRPSAAEPSRRRGPAATARELQQVAARGWPAVETERLGEWTLRASGGFTRRANSVLPLGEAGVPLDTALERIGQWYDERGLPAVIVVATGRADTDEELAAALAERGWADERHTTVRTAALAPLADTDADLSRVTLSREPDADWLALYNRTGEADRAGEAAQNALKVLTGGPSVWFATVHDTDGATAAIGRLVVDGRWAGFAALEVAPAARRQGLATLVMAALAERALAEGASAAYLQVEADNTDALAFYDRLGFTDHHGYHYRRALPGGGRH
- the fdxA gene encoding ferredoxin → MTYVIAQPCVDVKDKACIEECPVDCIYEGKRSLYIHPDECVDCGACEPVCPVEAIFYEDDTPEEWKDYYKANVEFFDELGSPGGASKLGLIDRDHSFIAALPPQNQ